The Carassius auratus strain Wakin unplaced genomic scaffold, ASM336829v1 scaf_tig00035020, whole genome shotgun sequence nucleotide sequence AATTATCTTAGGTCTGAGATTTCTGAATGTTTAggacaaaaatgtgtaaaaatgcattatttttttaaagcagcaaaataatttatgtaattaagtCTTACATTAATGAATATTTAggatcaaatgtataaaaacaaaatgcagtataaattatgtttgtaaggtttaaaataatttaaaagagcaagagagagagagagatgtgttgggtggggggggggtgttccaTTTATGTGTTGTCCTCAGGTAGCCATGAGGCGGCTTATGTCCATGCTTTTTCTTCAGCAGCAGTTGCTGTGGGTGTAACTCGGCGCTGTAGTAGTGGAGAACTGGAGAGGTGTAGCGGTGTAGGTGGAGAGGGGGGGGGCCAGTCCCGAAGGTGCATAGTAAACCCCATTAAAAACCAATAATACACATGATAACAAATGTGTCAAACATATGCATACAAACATACAAGTCACACTGATGTATACTGAAGTGTTTGTTTTTCTAATGGTTTTGGTTATACAGACTGAAAGCTAAAGATACAAGACTATGTACTTAATGGCTTTAATGAGAGAAGGAACGAAAATCCACAAAGCACTGCAAATGACAGTCGgataaaaaaggaattaaaactattaaactacTTAACATTACACTAGTGTTTTAAAGCTGTTAGCGATAACAATAGAAaccatatattttatgtttattgcaaaatatgcatataCCTGTATGCAGTCTGAGAGCATAGGGAGAATTATTTGATTATAGAATGTCATGGGAGTGTGGGGCACTGtagagttttttttatcattatttctaAGCACTGAATGTCCTTTGATGGGTTTTGGAGTTTTTCACAATGCATTATGTGATTGCATCCTCTGTGAAGGATACATGCAATGCTGCATTAGAATTTGGCCATATTTTTGAAGGCCGCATAAATATGTTTTGTACTTTCTGCTTAGGTACGGCTGACACGTGTGGGCTCTCACACAGCTCTCCTTCCACGGGACCCCCAAGTGAAGCCACCAGCCGCACAGGACCTAGTTTACCTTACTCCTTCACCAGATTTCTGCCGCTTGGATCCAGACAATGGCATTCATGGCACTGCAAGACGACGTTGTAATAGTAAAAGCACAAACATATTACAAAAAATTTTCTTCGATCTTTTATATAATTTCTGAATATTAATTCTCTAATAATTTCCCtggttttatgttattttttcacTCTTTACTTAACATTTTCTATTGTTCCACATCCTAAGAACCTCACGGTTGGAACCAGATGGATGTGAACTGCCGCGAATGAGACTTTCCTGGAGAAACCAAACACACCAGAAGCACCTCATCTCATGCCAGCCTGCATTAACTCCCACATGATGAACAACAAACCAGCTCCATTTAAAACATTCTGCGTCATGTCTCCTTTTTGGTGACTTTAAAGTTCTTTCGGATACGTCATTATATTATACAGTTATTTTAATCTGCAGTTGCATTTTTGATTAAAAGTAAAGTGTTGAACTTGAACATACAGGCACTATTACAGTTCTTAAATGCTCAAatacacataacatacaaaaCCATTAACTAATTTCTCAGACAATGCTCTTAAAGGCTGAGATTAACCTCTGAATAATAGCAGAAGAATGCCAGTTTAGTCTAAGGCCTTAGTGTCAATTTCTAGTCGAGTTGCACTCTCTCCCATACATGTTTACTGTCAGGTTTGCTGATtgtgtttattttagttcatcatGCCTGTGTGGCATTATGTGTGGATGGAAAATTCCACCTGCAAACTCTCCGGCTTTAGCGGTTTTGTTTCAGCTCGTCCTATTGCATAGATGCTCATTGCCATTGTCTCATTTCATAATCTATACGGCCTAAAATAAAGTTGTTTGACATGTGGAAAGATGCGGTTTTGTTAATTATTGATcgacacattttaaatgaataaattaaattaaaaatgctggGGTCATAAAtattaagttcaaaagaacagcatttatttaaaaaatatattttctaacattaaaaaaaatgcctttactatcacttttgatcaatttatgtACCCTTCCTGAATGtctctttgaaaaataaaataaaaaataataatcttactgaccccaaacttttgaatagtattaTGTGTGGCAAACACTAAACAATCCCGTAATTATCTAAAAACAGGATAGAAATACAGCTGTGTGTCAGTCGCaccatttttattacaaatatagtGAGATTCCAAGCCCTGGAGAACTTTACTATGAAAAGGCCACGTTTCAAACCATCATCATCGGTTATACTCATCCTTTATACTCACACGACTGTTAAGATCGGTTAtccaaaatattacatttcaaattgttattttattattaaaatcacaatcaAATGGTACTCTagcaaaaaataacaataataaaataataataataaaatagtcatttaagaaaaaaaaaaaaaagctcaagtTTCAAAATGACACCACTAAATTCATTCACCCAAGAGAATAACAGTAACACATTTAATACATCATGctcaaagtcaaaaaaaaaaaaagaagaagaagacaaaaacAGTTTTCTAAACGGCCAGCAGAAGGCACTGCCTTGATTCTAGGAGCATGAACCACAGAAGAAAAGAACTGTCTGGCTCataaaggaaagaaaacaaatgcTTGTGAACTGAAATCCATCGGCTCCCACACAAGTCTAAAACTCTCTTATAGAACCATATAACACAGGTCACTCAGGAGGGGATGTGGCCATAGAGTGATTTTATGACCATAACACTCTGATCCAactttaaaactttgaaaatatctaaaactgttattgtttattttggatATGTTCTGTTTCAATGCCACTTTCAGTGATTAGAGCTAATTATATGCCCAAACCAATCACGTTAGCTTGCTTTTGTGCCAGATCCAGTCCAGTACATATTAATAATCACATATAGCACTGAACCTGCCTACAGTTGTCGAATAAAGCATctaaataaaattgcaaaaacgCAACAAAACAGAAACCCAGAACAACACTAAAAGGCTAATTTGTTAAGAATCGCTTTTGTGCCCATTGCAATTTTGAGAAGATTCAAGAAAGCTGAAATCAGCTTCTGCACACACACTGTCCACAGGTTACAGAGCAAACTGCTGAGCCCTGCAGAAGTACTCATCAGAGCAGTCAGCATGTTCGGCTTTACACTTTATGAAATTTGCTGTTTCTAGACATTGTGTGCTAACCATTCTTGTGCGGCTTACAGCAAAGCATGTGTCAGAGAAAAACCTGGCGTTTGTCCAGCGAaagcatttcaaaaaatcatttcTGATGCCAATCAGAAACCTGAAGCATTTAATCTCATGTATTTGTGCCACTGTCACACTTTTTAGGGATTGATTTCATGTAACTGACACTTAAAGCATTAAATTGGATCTATATGCTGCTCTGTAAGACATCACATGCATAAAGTGCGCCTATATCTTATTTTCTTTATCATTGTACTCTGTTTGTAGGGGGTGTTACTGCTTCCAGGGTTCTCTAATTTCTTCTGTTGTTCTAGAAACATTTAGAAAGGCacagtgtgcatttatttgtttgcaaTACCATTTATGTTGCCAAATCTCCAGTATTGCTGTTTTGTTCCCATAATTGTTCCCAGTTATCTCTCTCCACTCCAATCCCAAGCcctaccaaaaaacaaaaaaacaaaaaaccccaCCAGAATGTTTCTTTCTCTGCCTCTCTTGTTGGAGTGAGGGCATCACCCACTGGTTGTGTTCCTACAAAAGGACGCATCGCTTCTTGGGTTTGGTCTCTGGAGGTTCAAGGGCAGCGAGTATCGCCTCGTCGAATACATTCTTCAGGCCTCTCTGTAAGAAAGAGATCGTAAAATGTCATTTGCAGTGGGTTATTTGGGTGACAAGTGTGTACAGCTTTTATGTCATCACGGGTGTGTGCGGCTGTTCTTTTAACCTGTGTGAGAGCTGAGCACTCCACGAATTTGACAGCTCTGAGGTCTTTGGCCagcttctccccactctcaggcGATATGGGGCGCTGCTTGTTTTTGGCAAGTTTTTCCACAGTGTTACTGTCATCCCTCAGGTCAACCTGAGTACCCACCAGAAGGAATGGAGTGCGTGGACAGTGGTGAGAGATTTCTGGTACCcacttaaagagagagagagaggagaaatagGAGTGGTAAGACAGGGCCTAGAAAGCTACTCCTAGTACATCAGAACAAACAACCAAACAAGCTTATATACATATAACACATATATATTAGAGATGCACCAATTGCAATTTTCTTGGCCGATTCCAATTTTGTTTTGTCAGTGTGATTTTAGCTGATTCCAATATTTTTCTAAGAGCTATAACTGACAGcataatttgcattaaaaaaaagaacaaataaaaaaaaaaaattccaaacaaCATAAATAGATGCAATAGAAAAAAGAGGGCTATGAAACTAAGTTTGTCAGGTTAAGTTATTATTCACGTAAGAAATACTACAGAaactaaagtaatcaaatgtacatttttatcaaattaaatttctgtagtcttcattgtaaaaattaaatacaaattagtgCTTACCCTTaaagttataaaatgtattcaatcaatttttctttttcttctgttcttTGATTAACTTGACAGACAGCAGCAGAAATATTGGACTGCACTCCCTTTAAGAGTTTATCCACGGAcccaatattatattatattatattatattatattatattatattatattatatatatacacatatacacacacacacactaaagtacAAGTTCTGTATTTCTTTTAtgtttattctgcaaggatgcaaatgattaaaagtgacaaaatgtataatgttacaaaagatttatatttaaaataaatgttttgtgaaatttctattcatcaaataataccatttaacattaaataaatgcagccttgttgagcataaaatacttatttcaaaaaccaaacttctgaatgtttgtgtgtgtgtataattaatCGGTGTTCAATTAATTCGATACAGCTTGCAGTTTAATAATCTCCACTTCCATATTCTATTCTTAGAAAAGTGTAATGGTCACTTTTCACAAGACTATGATGAAGCATTTAATGGTCATCAGCATCGTAAACCctcaaaatgtttttcatatttttattttaaaacaaatttaggTACATTTATGACACTATTCTTTGTATCTTTTgatcaaattagaaaaaaaaaattcccttttattgaaagtcatgaaaacactATCATGGAGTTTTTCattttgctatttgagcaaatgttatgcaaaaatatatatttctggaaATCTTCTATTCACTGCTCTTCAAGCTGACCCAACTAGGATGACTTCCACTGCTGAGAAACCTGGGAATGTGAGAAAGGTCCATTCATCAAGAGAGAGAGGcactgtgtatttatgaattagcACGGTTTTGCCGCGTGATATTACacagcgcctgaaaatagtccccagcaactctgctattgctgcaactacaAAAATTAGCTGGGGACTATTATCAGGCGCTGTGTAATATCACTGAGCCTGTTGCTACCATGGTACGGCAGCAAAATTCCTTGAATATattacgccagaatgagagtatagttcctagccatatcagcctagaaacTTTACAATTAGTACACATTGTAACTACAAAacagtcaagttttaaatatgaaaaatatcgaaactctttggtcatttttgagtgagaagCTTATGGCCTAATCAGAAACAATGATCTCTGCTAATCTAAggtaaaagtgctaccgccagacccggagattggATGAATGGATTAGAAAATGGTTAAACAACTGTTTAACTTTAGGGGAGTACGAGCATaatactattttcaaaaatagtagTGTTCCTTTAATTCTTTTAGAAACGATGTTACCAGCTCCTTGTTGAGAAAGATAATGAAGCTCTTGGGCGATTAagctattttattataaaaagtttGTTGCTGAATGTCGTAATCTGTGTGAGCGACAGCGTGTGTCTGTGAGATACAGTGAAGACAGCACTGAGTTTAGAACTCttctaatttgtattttttttaatgtaaaaagtgTGTTCATTTGTGCAATGATAACCTACCAACAAtgttaatgtgatttttaaaaatatattagtatgTGTTCTTCACAATATACATTCATTAGAaagaatacattattatttattggctCAAAAACGAGACGTAAACAATCATAATATTGTATCTGGTGGGGATTGCccaatgtaaacattaaaacatatgcCATTAACTATATTAATTGTACTGTGGTACAGTTATGGAGGCCCTTCATAATGCAGAGGTCAACTTCCTGCTCTGCCAATAGTTAGAATGACACTATAGTATGTAGTGTTtaataaacagctgttttactaAATTCCGCTGAGGTGAAATTTAGTGCAGTTCTGTATTGTGATATGTCTCATTACTTTGCTGGTGGTACACAGCCCTAGTGTATAatagaaataacaataataaagctCATAAATTACTCAAAATAATGGTTTGCAaactgcaactttgcagatattgtttatgatcaaacaacattacaaactaactaacattaaaaagtgAAATGGCAATCAACAACCCCTTTTACAAGACTGTGAGTGTGAAATGATACGGGAAACATGAAACCAGCACCACTTTACAGGAAATTGGTGCCTGAAATAGACTTAAATAGTgattctataaaaaatatttgatcacaGAATACTGCAATTCAATgataatttcataataaatacAGCTATGTAATAATcttaatttacacatttatttagaaatctGAAAAGAAAACCACTGACAAATATTAATCTGAaagaatattacaaaaataaaccatttctCCAGAAACCTGATAAGTGATCAATTTAAATAATCCCTGGTCCATTCACTTGAGTTTCAATCTCCAAGTCCAGCAGGAAAATCAGGTACTGCTAAAGAGTGCTTTAATGACACTAAACAACAGGAGACATCAGTGTCATCAAACTAAAACCTGACTGTAACCTACTGAAACATAAAGCAAGTATCAACACTAATGTATCTATACATAAACCATGCCACAAATATGGAACTGAAACTTTATTGTGAAATTGTGACAGTTTAGTATACCATCAATACTGAATGTCAATAATCCTATCAGAGAAAGTTCATCTTTCATGTTCTGACGTCCCAAACAGTGAGACCAGCCAAAAAAAACTGAAAGCATTTGATGAACACCTACCTTCTCTTTCACATTCTCAAAGGAGGAAGGAGAAACAACAGAGAAGCAAACAAGGAAGACGTCTGTCTGCGGATAGCTGAGTGGCCGGAGTCTGTCGTAGTCTTCCTGACCTGAAAAAACAAGAACAGACGCAGTTCATTACCACCTCTCTTCAGCTCTGAGAATCATTTGAGATGAACACAACAGATAAAGAAATCCAATCGAACTTAAAAAAGCTAGAGATAATTCTAAATTAATGtacactgtttaaaagtttgttgacgataaaatatttaaatgcttttgaaaagtCGTCTCTTTATGCtgaccaaggttgcatttatttgatcaaaaatacagcaataacagtaatattgtgaattattaccatttaaaaatagAACAACATTTACTTGAAACATGCTAGCTTactgaatacaaatatttatttctttacagaaaataaaacttgctaaccccaaacttttaaacgctAGTGTTTGTAGCTATTGTGTGTAGTTGAGGTGTGATTTTCACCCTATCATACCActtataaactgatattttagtATCAGTATGTATATAGTAAGTCAACATGCAATTTGAAATCCAATTATCATTTTTTAACGAGTTTCAATCTGAACAAGCAGGTCAGATAGAAGATTGTTTTTAGCGTTTTCAGGGCATGGTATGCATGTAATGCCAAAATATGCATAGTATTGTCTAAAGCAGTAtcagaaaacacattttctctCACTTCTCCTTATATAACGAACTATGTGATATTCACTAAATAGTGAATAGAGAACGAGCCAGCAGATCTGGACACTGTATGAATGGATGCATAGAACGCCTGACACTTGTCTTCCCATTAGTTCAGCCACATTTTTCCAGTTTTTCAATAGTGACGGCTATTGTCTCACGTCTGTTGGCATCATGttgacattataataatattatagtaatgAATATTCAATATACTAAATACTGATTATACAGGccaaccaaaaaataataataattacttaagaAGAATGACATTGTGAAGAATCAAATTTATGTCAACGGTAATgaaagtcccagaatgcattacctGCTGTGTCAAAAAGACCCAGTGTATACGGTTCACCTCCAATCATTACTGTGACAGCATAGTTATCAAAAACCTGCAAACAACCACAAATGCACCTCATTCACACATAATGTACTTTTAGTTCAGACAACACTAAATATACAATACTAATAATGATTCTAATCAATCTAATCAAATATCCTGTGAAATACTTGCATGCATTGGAGTTCCTAGTCTTAAACAGCACAAAGCACTCAACACTCATAATAGCTAGCACTGTTATTGATAATCATTGGATCACTGTACCCCCTCCCACCCACCAAATCTCTGACCCAGAGCCCACAACCCGTTACTCACTTACCGTGGGAACATATTCAGAAGGGAATTTGTTGGTTGTGTATGAGATGAGGAGGCAGGTCTTTCCAACAGCTCCATCTCCAACCACCACACACTTTATGGTTTGCATCTATATGGCGAGAGAAAAAGAGATTGAAAATCACGTTATTACTGGCAATGGTTATTACAGAAATAACCTTTGAGCAAACCATTCAGGAATCATTTGTTTTGCCAATAAAGTGATGTGATTTGATTTCAGATACAAAAGCAGGCATAGGAAAATACATAtacaagaatgtgttttttttttttttttttttgcatatacaaGAATATGTCCTGTCTTATTTGCTTCCGCATATTAACGTTGCTTGACTTTGTCGTACTCGCACTAACAATATCGCCTGGATTTAAGTTACATTATATCGTTAGtgaatgattttattttgaagttgGTCCTTAATTAAAGTGTTCATCCTTAGTAATTACTACATTTGTAGTCAAATTAGGGACGATAAACATTACGAATACCGGGTAACGTTACCTTAAAAGTAAAACACGAATGAGCCTGTTTGTCGTTTATTTAAAGCCGGTTTTTCTAAACATGACAAGAAACGTATTTTATTCATACTAAAAGTCAGACATTTACATTAGAATGTTTATTCTGTTCTCGTTCTCcaccaaaaaaacaaatttaaacactCCGCCTGATAAATGTAACGTTACTTAACTGAATACTATTCTAAATGGCGAAGAAATGTGTAGTTTGTGGTGATTacagaaaactaaataaaccTTTACGAGATTTGTCGGCggtgaaataaatcaaattttgttTGACGAAGGCGACAGGATGCTGCGAGGCTAAGCTAACGCGCTAGCACTGCTGAGAGGGCCACAAAACATCCACATCCTAAATCAAAGTTACACAACGGTGAAGTCTGACCTAAAACGTGTACCGATTAA carries:
- the LOC113081684 gene encoding cell division control protein 42 homolog; the encoded protein is MQTIKCVVVGDGAVGKTCLLISYTTNKFPSEYVPTVFDNYAVTVMIGGEPYTLGLFDTAGQEDYDRLRPLSYPQTDVFLVCFSVVSPSSFENVKEKWVPEISHHCPRTPFLLVGTQVDLRDDSNTVEKLAKNKQRPISPESGEKLAKDLRAVKFVECSALTQRGLKNVFDEAILAALEPPETKPKKRCVLL